Below is a genomic region from Fischerella sp. PCC 9605.
TACGGGCAAGTCCGTAAAGACTTTCTTTTATACATATTGGCACGGCAGTTGACTAGACGCCGTTGCTAGATATGATTTTTTGTGGGTGAGTTTCTCCGAGTAGTGCTGTTATACTCTATCAATTGAAAATGCAACCACCAATTTCAGCTGGTACTGTTCTGCAAAACCGTTATCGAATCATTCAAATTCTTGGTCAGGGGGGATTTGGTAGAACCTATCTGGCAGAGGATCAAAGACGCTTTAACGAACTTTGTGCCATCAAAGAATTAATCCCCAATACAACTGACCTTGCCACTTGGCAAAAAGCACAAGAGCTTTTCCTGCGAGAAGCAAATGTTTTGTATCAAATACAACATCCACAAGTGCCGCAGTTCCGGGAAAGATTTGAACAAGACCAGCGGTTATTTTTGGTACAAGACTACGTTGCTGGGAAAACATATCGTGCTTTGCTGGATGAACGTAAGGCTGTTGGTGGTGCATTCACAGAACAAGAAGTATCGCAATTAATACACTCTCTGTTACCAGTATTAGAACACATTCATAGTCGAGGCATTATTCATCGAGATATTTCACCGGATAACATTATTTTGCGTGACATCGATGCCAAGCCAGTGTTAATTGACTTTGGGGTAGTAAAAGAACTGGTAACACGATTGAAAGCTGCTAATCCGACAGTAACAGGAACTTATGTAGGAAAATTAGGTTATTCCCCCAGCGAACAAATACAAACGGGGCAAGCTTACCCCAGTAGTGATTTATATGCACTGGCAGTCACAGCAATAGTTTTATTGACTGGTAGAGAACCTCGGGAACTATTTGATGACAATCACCTAACCTGGAAGTGGCAACGTTGGGTAAAAGTGAATCCGCAATTTGCTCAGATTTTAAATCGAATGTTGAGTCCTAGACCAAGCGATCGCTTCCAAAGTGCAACAGAAGTAGCACAAGCACTGGAATCTCTGGAACAGGCAATACCAACAGTTCCCCCAGCCACACTACCACCCACTGGTCAGAGATCTAACGCCCAAACAGTTCCCGGTGGTCGCCGTCCTGAACAAGTTGCGTTACCTGCACCAGATAAATCCAATCGCACAATTCCAGAACCTGCTGCTGGTGGGTCAGTATTAGATAACCCATTGGCGATTGGGCTAATGACTGTTGGTGTGATTAGCTTGGCAGGATTTGGTTCTTGGGCACTAGTGCGTACTATTCGCGGTACACCACAACCAACTGAAATACCAACGCAAACTTTCCCTTCTCCTGTGTATACACCCACACAAACACCTACAGTTACACCCACAGAAACTCCTACTCAAACACCTACAGTTACTCCTACCACACAAAAGCCTTCAGTCATCACCAAACGCCTCAATTTTGACACATCCAACACGATCAAAGTTGAGGATACTATTGATGCAAATGAAATCATCCGTTACACTTTCAGAGGTGAAAAAGGGCAAAATTTAACTGCGCTGCTAGCACAAGAAAGCGGCGTTTTGTTAACAGTTTTAGATCCCAATGGCAAACCAATTAACAATACTGCTAAGGATGTCACCTTTTATCAAGGAACATTACCCGTTAATGGTAGGTACGCGATCGAGTTAAGCCCAACTCCAGAAATTGCTGAAAGCGATTATAGCCTGAGTATCAGATTAGAAAGCCCTGTCAGACCCACACCCACAGAAACACCTACTCAAACTCCTACTCAAACTCCTACAGAAACTCCCACAGAAACTCCTACTCAAACTCCTACAGAAACACCTACTCAAACTCCTACTCAAACTCCTACAGAAACACCTACTCAAACTCCTACTCAAACTCCTACAGAAACTCCTACAGAAACACCCATTCAAACCCCTACTACAACACCCATAGAAACACCTACCCAACCAACGATAGAAGCACCGCTGACATATCCCTCGGAACAATAAATCAAGGTTCGTAAGATAGCTTTGAATAGGCGTGCGAACATGTATTAAATTGGTTAGTAGTTTGTTGTTCGTTGTTTGTTGTTTGTTGTTTGTTGTTTAGAACAAACAACCACCAACCACTAACCACCAACCACCAACCACCAACCACCAACCACCAACCACCAACCACCAACCACCAACCACTAACCACTGCACTTGAACGCACTACTAATTACTGCAACAGACACAGAATCTGGCAAAACTCTTTTAACAACAGCATTAGCAGCCTATTGGCAAAAATATTGTTCTGCTCGTAGCTTGGGTATTATGAAACCCATACAATCAGGAGTGGGCGATCGCGAGTGGTACCAACAGCTGTTTACCCTAGAACAATCGGCCGAGGAAATCACACCGTTGTATTTTAAAGCACCTTTAGCACCTCCCATCGCCGCAGCGCAGGAAAATCGCCGCGTAAATTTAGCTGTAGTCTGGCAGGCTTTTACAGCTTTGTGTCAACGTCGAGATTTTGTTCTAGTAGAAGCCTTGGGTGGATTGGGTTCACCCGTAACTGATGAATTGACGGTAGCTGATTTAGCAGGTGATTGGCGCTTACCCACTGTGTTAGTAGTACCAGTCAGATTGGGTGCGATCGCTCAAGCGGTGGCGAATGTGGCATTAGCGAGACAAGCGCGAGTAAATTTGGTGGGAATTGTTCTTAATTGTGTCCAACCCCGAACAGATGAGGAAATAGCCAA
It encodes:
- a CDS encoding serine/threonine-protein kinase, which translates into the protein MQPPISAGTVLQNRYRIIQILGQGGFGRTYLAEDQRRFNELCAIKELIPNTTDLATWQKAQELFLREANVLYQIQHPQVPQFRERFEQDQRLFLVQDYVAGKTYRALLDERKAVGGAFTEQEVSQLIHSLLPVLEHIHSRGIIHRDISPDNIILRDIDAKPVLIDFGVVKELVTRLKAANPTVTGTYVGKLGYSPSEQIQTGQAYPSSDLYALAVTAIVLLTGREPRELFDDNHLTWKWQRWVKVNPQFAQILNRMLSPRPSDRFQSATEVAQALESLEQAIPTVPPATLPPTGQRSNAQTVPGGRRPEQVALPAPDKSNRTIPEPAAGGSVLDNPLAIGLMTVGVISLAGFGSWALVRTIRGTPQPTEIPTQTFPSPVYTPTQTPTVTPTETPTQTPTVTPTTQKPSVITKRLNFDTSNTIKVEDTIDANEIIRYTFRGEKGQNLTALLAQESGVLLTVLDPNGKPINNTAKDVTFYQGTLPVNGRYAIELSPTPEIAESDYSLSIRLESPVRPTPTETPTQTPTQTPTETPTETPTQTPTETPTQTPTQTPTETPTQTPTQTPTETPTETPIQTPTTTPIETPTQPTIEAPLTYPSEQ
- the bioD gene encoding dethiobiotin synthase, producing MNALLITATDTESGKTLLTTALAAYWQKYCSARSLGIMKPIQSGVGDREWYQQLFTLEQSAEEITPLYFKAPLAPPIAAAQENRRVNLAVVWQAFTALCQRRDFVLVEALGGLGSPVTDELTVADLAGDWRLPTVLVVPVRLGAIAQAVANVALARQARVNLVGIVLNCVQPRTDEEIANWTPADLIQSLTNTPVLGCLPYLENPAELDKLAQVASNLDLECLLPFAKV